AGGCTGCCGACCCGTTCCGGTACATAGCGGAGGCCCCGGAAGGGCATCAGACGCAGACCGTCGGCGCGGACGTCGTCGGCCGCGGGACCTGTTGTGTTCATTTCGACATCGTATGTGGATCGTGGTCATGAGCGATGATCGGGGGAGCGGGGAGAACCGACGTCGTCAGGAGCGCGCAACCATGGGACAGCAGGTCAGCAGGCAGCGGCCGAGCGGCAGCGCGGAGGCGCTGAGCACGGCGTACGACACGGCGCTGCTGGATCTGGACGGGGTGGTGTACGCGGGCGGGGAGGCGATCCCGTACGCGGTGCCGGCGCTGGGCGCGGCGCGCGAGGGCGGGATGCACCTCGCATACGTCACGAACAACGCGCTGCGGACCCCGGAGGCGGTCGCGCACCACCTGACGGAACTCGGTGTGCCGGCGGCGGCCTCGGACGTGATCACCTCGGCGCAGGCGGTGGCGCGGCTGATCGCGGCGGAAGTGCCGGTCGGGTCACCGGTGTTGGTGATCGGCGGCGAGGGGCTGCGGGCCGCGTTGCGGGAACGGGGCCTGGTGCCGGTCGAGTCGGCGGACACGGAGGGCCTGGCGGCGGTCGTGCAGGGCTACGGCGGGCCGGAGCTGCCGTGGGGGCGGTTCGCGGAGGCGTGCTACGCGATCGAGCGCGGGGTGCCGTGGTTCGCGTCCAACACGGATCTGACGATCCCGGGGGCGCGGGGGATCGGGCCGGGGAACGGGGCGGCGGTGGAGGTCGTCCGGATCGCGACGGGGGCGGAGCCGCGGGTGACGGGCAAGCCGCTGCCGCCGATGCACCGGGAGACGGTGCTGCGGACGGGCGCGAAGCGGCCGCTGGTGGTGGGGGACCGGCTGGACACGGACATCGAGGGCGCGTTCAACGGGGGCGTGGACTCGCTGCTGGTGCTGACCGGCGTGACGGACGCCGCGCGGCTGCTCGCGGCGGCGCCGGAGCACCGGCCG
This sequence is a window from Streptomyces sp. HUAS YS2. Protein-coding genes within it:
- a CDS encoding HAD hydrolase-like protein, whose protein sequence is MGQQVSRQRPSGSAEALSTAYDTALLDLDGVVYAGGEAIPYAVPALGAAREGGMHLAYVTNNALRTPEAVAHHLTELGVPAAASDVITSAQAVARLIAAEVPVGSPVLVIGGEGLRAALRERGLVPVESADTEGLAAVVQGYGGPELPWGRFAEACYAIERGVPWFASNTDLTIPGARGIGPGNGAAVEVVRIATGAEPRVTGKPLPPMHRETVLRTGAKRPLVVGDRLDTDIEGAFNGGVDSLLVLTGVTDAARLLAAAPEHRPTYVDADLRGLLRGQPEVVATADGAGCGGWTASVRDEALELDGQGDALDGLRALCGAAWTAAGDGVCGLDAGKALGRLGW